In the genome of Mycobacterium lentiflavum, the window GGTGATCAAACCTCAGATGCAACTTTGGATTTGAGAACGGACCACAACCGCTGGAAGCTGGCTTCGGCGGCGTTCAAGTTCACACCGGGCCTGGGTGCTTCGGTAGGCAACGTCGCCGCGAAAACACTCACGCTATTTGGCAAGCCCATTAGCGCGTCCACGGTTTATGTGTTTCCCGGGTGGATCGACATCGGCACCACCAACGCCTATTTGACGGTGACGGTCCAACCGCTTCTGCTCGACCAACTCACGCCCATGGCTCCATTCTGGGTCCATCCCACCTTCGCGCTGTCGGATAAGGGACGCGCCGCGGTGAGCGCGCAGCTGGCTATAGAGATGGCCAATTGTCAACAATCCAATCTGTTGGCACCTTGGGGCTGCCCGGTGCATCTCGGGTCCAGCGGCCTGGCCGAGGGTACCGCCGCCTGGGGGAGCGCCGACCTAAGCGCGGTCAAGCTCAACGATTTTGACCCTTACCGTCTGACCGTGACGTTCTCCGGTCAAGTCACCGTCCCGGTGACCGCAAGAACGTCGGCCGGGGCTACCAAGCAGGAGGATGTCATCGAATTCTTATCGGGGACTGCTGATATGGCCAAAATGCCGCCCGAACTCACCTTTCAGTAGACCAGGACCGCACCGCCATCACCGAACGCGCCAGCGACATGTCTGACCCGGCCGCGTTCACCGCGTGTTGTGTACAGCCGGGTTCGCTTCCGATGTGTACGGGTCATTTTTGTTCATGCGGCAGCGCTGGTGCGTGTCATCATCACACCGTGTTGGGCTCGGGCGGTGAGGGTGGTACGACACGAAAATCAGCACAGAGCGTGGCTGCCTCGATCACGAGCACACGACGCGCCAGCCGAGGTGGCGCCGAGACGATCGTGGTCGTGCCCACGCCGATGATCGCCGGCCTCTTGTTCTGCTGCCATACCCTGCAGTGGGCGTGCGCCGCTGCCGGCCTGACTGGGCACCCTCATCAGCCACGGTGGCTGGTCGCCGGTGGTGATATCCGTGGCTGACGCTTCGGTCGTCTCGGCGCGGCTGCGACCGCCGCGGCCAGGGAGGATGCTGATCGTGACTGCGGGCTGGGGCGCCTGTTTCGTGGGGATCCGCTATGGGCTAGTTGATGCTCCGATCTTGTGGTTCGCTGCGCTGCGGGCCCTGCTGGCTGGCGGGGTGTTGTTGGCGGTCGGTTGGTGTGGTCGGCGCCCGGCGCCACCGCGGTCGGCCTGGCCCGGCATCGTGGTCTTGGGGTTGGTCAATGTGAGTGTGGCGTTCGCTGCGATGTTCGCTGGCACCGCCGGAGTGGCTGGCGGCGTGGCGGCGGTACTGTCCAACGCGCAGCCAGTCCTGATCGTGCTACCCGCTTGGCTGCTGTATGGAGAGCGGCCACGGCCGCGGGCCATGGCGGGGCTGGTGGTCGGGTTCCTCGGGCTGATCGTGGCGGCAATTCCGGCCGGCACGGGCAGCGGCGCGTTGTCGGCACTAGCGGCGTCGGTGGCGATCACCGCTAGTACGCTGCTGGCGCGCCGACTGGGCGCCGGCGTTGACGTGGTGATGTTCTCAGCGTGGCAGTTGGTGTGCGGCGGTATCGCGTTAGCCAGCTGGGCCGCCGCGGTGGAGGGCGTGCCTGCCGTGTCGTGGACACCGCATTTTGTTGCGGCCCTGTTGTTTTTGGCCTTGGCCAGTACCGCGTTGCCCTACATGATCTGGTTCAGTGAGCTGCAGCGGGCACCGCTGGTGACGCTGAGCGCATGGACCATACTCACCCCGGTCTTCGGGGTCGCCTTCAGTTGGGTCCTGCTCAATGATCGGCTCACTGAGATGCAGGGCATCGGCCTGTGCCTC includes:
- a CDS encoding DMT family transporter, which gives rise to MADASVVSARLRPPRPGRMLIVTAGWGACFVGIRYGLVDAPILWFAALRALLAGGVLLAVGWCGRRPAPPRSAWPGIVVLGLVNVSVAFAAMFAGTAGVAGGVAAVLSNAQPVLIVLPAWLLYGERPRPRAMAGLVVGFLGLIVAAIPAGTGSGALSALAASVAITASTLLARRLGAGVDVVMFSAWQLVCGGIALASWAAAVEGVPAVSWTPHFVAALLFLALASTALPYMIWFSELQRAPLVTLSAWTILTPVFGVAFSWVLLNDRLTEMQGIGLCLVLAAMPIILLPHRHADTGN
- a CDS encoding DUF4878 domain-containing protein is translated as MSAGAMLVAVAVVLVLTVADRHDGQAARSAGDAVRNYLEALARGDAETALSYGTEQPAITEFLNSDTLKKQVAQWPIHNIRILHDNSTAPNAALSMAHVHVVVTFGDQTSDATLDLRTDHNRWKLASAAFKFTPGLGASVGNVAAKTLTLFGKPISASTVYVFPGWIDIGTTNAYLTVTVQPLLLDQLTPMAPFWVHPTFALSDKGRAAVSAQLAIEMANCQQSNLLAPWGCPVHLGSSGLAEGTAAWGSADLSAVKLNDFDPYRLTVTFSGQVTVPVTARTSAGATKQEDVIEFLSGTADMAKMPPELTFQ